From Hymenobacter sediminicola:
GGCCAACTGAGAGGAGGCCAGAGCGTCAATCAAAACGGCAAGCTCAGCATAACGTTTTAAAGTATTCAATATCCACTCTCCGCCTGCCCTAAAACAGGTCGTCCTTGGCGGGGGCGGTGTAGGGCTGGGGCTGACGGTCGGTTTTTGGGAGGCCGAAGTAGAAGAATAGGGTGCGCTGGCGGGCGCCGCGCTGGTGGTTCAGCTCGCTGGCCGGGCCCAGGTTGGCGGTGTTGGCGTCGATGTTGAGGGCTAGCTTGGTGCCCAGCGGCGGAATGGCGTCGAGAAACGACAGGTTTCCGACGGGCAGGGCGGGGGAGGGCTGCACACCGGAGAGGCCGTAGAAGTCGAACAGACGCACGTAGAGGCCGGGTTCGGGGCTGGCCACCAGGAACTTGCCTTCCACTGTGTTCATTTCCAGCCAAGCAATGTCGGCGAAATAGCCCTTGAATTCCGGGTAAATCCAGGGCGCGGCGCCGGTCTGAGTGTTGTTGTAGGCGTTTTCCCACACGTTGTCGGCCACGCCCTGCAAACGGTTTTTCCAGACCCGGTACGGCCCCTTGCCCAGCCACTTCGCCCCGATGACGTAGTTTTCGGGGTAAGTGAAGCTCAGGCCGGCAAAGGTATAGTCGGTGGGCGGCAGCGCGTACTCGTAGGTGAGCTGCAGCCAGCCCGAGGCGTACATTTTCCAGCGCATCGTTTTCAGGTCGCCGGCGTAGCGCGCTTCCACCACTTCGCCGTCGGGCTCGGAGTGGTGCTGCAGGCTCAAGAAGGTAGACGCGCCGCTGGCTAGCACCGGGCCGTTGCCGAAGGAAAGCTTGTCGCCGTTGTTGCCCCTGATGCCGGTGAGGTGGCCGGTGGTTTTGCTGAAGCCCACGCTGATATTGCCGGCCTTCAGCGTCAGCAGCGAATCGGTGTCGGTGACGGCCACCGCGCCGGGTGCGGCCAGGTCCACCAAGCCGGCCAGGACTTTGGCGTTGCCGCCGGTTTTCCAGGTCCATTTGTACACTAGGTTCTTCTGCGTATCAAAAGCCGACACCACCAGCGCGTCGTACTGCTGCCAGTTTTTGGGCAAACCCAGCTGCAGCCGCCCAGTGCCCAACGGCTTTACGTCGGGGCTTTTGAGGCGGCTTTTCTGCTGCGTTATCGAGCCCGGAAAGGCGTCGGTGGGCGAGCGAAAGTTCACCAGCTCCCACTGGAAAAAGCATTGGCTGAGGTTAGTGAAGTGGTAGCGGTTTTCCACCGGCAGCGTGCCGTTGAACTTAGTCGGCAACTCCGGCAGCGCAATGCGGATAGGCGAAAAGATTTCCCGGATGGCGTAGAAGCTGCCTTCCTTTTCACGGTGCGGGCCCACTACGCCGTCGGGCGCATTCACCCCGTTTACGTCGATGATGTTGCGCTGGTCGGTGCGCACCACGCCCTCGTCCAGCAACGCCCACAGGAAGCCGCCGCCGCTGCGTTTGGCGTTCCAGTGCAGCTCCCAGAAGTCGGCCAGGCCGGTGCCGCCGCCGCCGTCGTCCTGGCAGTGCAGAAACTCGGTGGGCATGTAAATCAGCGAGTCGGCCAGGAGTTGACGGGTGCTGTAGTAGTTTTCGTAGTGGTTGCCGTCGATGCCGCTGTGGGCGTTGCCGGGACGGTGGTGGGCATGGATGACGGGCCGGTTGCTGAGGTCGTAGCGGCCGAAATCGTCGTCGAGCTCCTTGTTGGTGCCGCCCTCGTTACCGTTGCTCCAGAAGATGATGCTGGGGTGGTTGGCGTCGCGCTGTACCATTTCGCGCACCAGCTTGGCGCCGGCCGCGGTGCTGTAGGCTTTCTGCCAGCCGGCCAGCTCATCCAATACATAGAGGCCCAGCGAATCGCAGAGGTCCAGAAACTTCGCGTCGGGCGGGTAGTGAGCCATACGCACGGCGTTCAGGTTCATTTCCTTGAGCAGCTTCACGTCGAGCAGCTGGATGGAGTCATTGAGCGTGCGGCCAGTTTCGGGCCACCAACTGTGCCGGTTGATGCCTTTCATCTTTACCTGCGTGCCGTTCACGAAAATGCCTTGCCCGCGCCGCACCTCTATGGTGCGAAACCCAAACCGGCTAGTGGTTTCATGCAGCGTGGTGCCGCCCGCCCGCAAGCTGGTGCGCACCCGGTACAGATGGGGCGTTTCGGCGGTCCAGCGCCGTGGCTGCCGCACCTGCGTGCGCACCGTCACGACGGTATCCGACGGATTGGCGGCGGCCTGCGCCGTGCCCACCACCTTGCCCGCCGCATCCAGAATTTCGGCCTGCACCTGCGCCCCGGCCGGCGCATTGCGCACGAATACGTTCATGCTGAACGCGCCGCTAGCTTGGGCATTGATGGCGGTGCGCGCAATAAACTGCCTCGGGTACGCCGCCAGATACACCGGCCGGAAAATGCCGCCGAACACCCAGTAGTCGGCCAGCCGCTCGGCGTTGTTCACCGATTTGTCGGCCGACATCTTGCTCACCGTCACTTCCAGCAGGTTGGACTGGCTGGGGCGGAGCTTGTCAGTGATGTCGTGCCGGAACTCATAGAATGCGCCCTGGTGCACCGGCCCCGCCGCCTGCCCGTTAATTTTCACCTCGGTATCCGTCATCGAGCCTTCAAACACAATAAACACCTGCTTATCCTGCCAGGCAGCGGGCACCTGAAACGAGTGCCGGTAGCGGCCCTGCTCGTCGGCGAAGCGGAAGTTTTTGCCGTAGGTTTTGTAGTCGCGGCCGTAGTTGTAGCTCCCGAAACCCATCTGTTCCCAGCACGAAGGCACCGCAATTTTAGTCCAGAAGCCGCTTTGGCGCCCGACGGTGCAGAAGAAGTCCCACTGCACAGTCGGGTGGTTGTCGCGCCCCGAGAGGTACTGCACCTGCGTCTGCGGCGCCGGCTGGGCGTAACTGCAAAACGGGAGCAAGGCGCACAGAATAGCCAAAGAGCGGAAGGCTAGTCGTGGGAACAGGAAGAGGATTCTCATGGACAGTATAGCATAGCCTGAGTGGTTAGGTGGCCGAGGGGCATTTCTAACCGGCACTCAACCTAGGCAGAACCTTGGAAAGCGGCACCCTGTAGTTTCCTGCCCGGCCCACTACCGCAGAACTGAGCTGGCAGGAGTTGAGCACTACTTGCAATATTCGCCGGATGAACGAACAGGTCCGACGTGTAGCAGCATTACCAGAAGCCGTATTTCAACGTTATCTTACGTATGCTTTTACTTACTCTTTCGGCAGCAAGGTATAGGCCACCGGCTTGGTGCTGGAGTGTTGTGGAAGGCGTTTTTTCATTTCCATTCCGTATCGAATGCTGCCGCCTAACTGCTCCGCCCAGCTTTGTAGGACCTTGCTGGTCCTGACCGGCTTGTTCGCCATTGGCAGCTGCAACCACTCAACTCCTGCGCAACAGCAGGCGGGCACTTTCTCTCCTATGACTGACTCCACGCAAACTTCCACCACCGCCACGCTTCCTACTATCACTGCTTTCGGCAAAACCACCGACGGCGCTGCAGTGCAGATCTACACCCTCACCAATGCCCACGGCATGAAAGTGAGCATCACCAATTATGGTGGTATTATCACCAGCCTCGTGGTGCCCGACAAGGATGGTAAGCTAGGTGACGTAGTGCTGGGGTTTGATGAGATAAGCGGCTACCAAAGCCCTGCGTATCGGAAGGCGGGACCGTACTTTGGCGCCCTGATCGGACGCTACGCCAACCGCATTGCCCAGGGTAAGTTCACGCTCGATGGCCGGGAGTACACGCTGGCCCAAAACAATGACGGAAACACCTTGCACGGTGGCAATAAAGGATTTGATAAGGTAATCTGGCAGGCCGTACCTGGTGCCTCCGCCGTGGGCCAGACGCTTACGCTTACTTATTTGAGCAAGGACGGCGAGGAGGGCTACCCCGGCAACCTAACCGTAAAGGTGGTGTACACTCTCACCGTTGATAACGCCCTACAAATCGACTACTCAGCCTCCACTGACAAGGCCACGCCCGTTAACCTTACCAACCATACATACTTTAACCTTAATGCTGGCCCGGACGTGCTAGCCCATGAAATAACCATTGACGCCGACCGCTATAATGTGGTGGACGCAGGCATGATTCCGACCGGCGAGCTGCGTCCTGTCAAAGGCACGCCTTTCGACTTTACTGCGCCACACACCATAGGTGAGCGGATAGGACAGGTGCCCAACGGCTACGACCACAACTGGCTGCTTAGGAAGTCAATTGGCCAGCCTGCTGCCACCGTGTATGAGCCCACTACCGGCCGCACCATGCAGGTAGCCACCACCGAGCCCGGAGTACAGTTCTATACCGGCAACTTTCTGGATGGTACACTGCGCGGCAAAAATGGGCAGGTATATGGCAAGCATGCGGGCTTCTGCCTAGAAACCCAGCACTTTCCCGATTCGCCTAACCAGCCCAACTTCCCGACCACCATCCTGAAGCCCGGCCAGACCCTACACTCAACGACGACCTACACGTTTGGCGTGCGAAAATAAGGTATGCGCCTAGCAGTAGCGCTCAGCTGAGCGAAGCTGTAGCCTCAATCCCGCTTCTCAGGTAGTGGGCTCTCAAAAAAATAGAGGGCACACTTACCGGCCAACGGGCTTAATACTGATGGCCGCACCGCCTCCAGCTGCCAGCTGTAGCTTGATGATGGACTTGCTGTTGACTTTCTGTTTGCGGATCTGGTATGCCATTGGGTTTTTATCCCAGCTGGCACCCTTTCCATCAGCATAGATAGTGGCTTCGTACTGCTGGCCGGGCGTGAGGAAGTCGAGCTTCACAGTCTGGTGGCGCGGATTTTCGTCGGTGATGCTGCCCACGTACCACTCCTCGCGGCCCTTAGCCTTGCGGGCCGTGGTGATGTACTCGCCGGGCTCGGCCAGCAGCACGCGAGTATCATCCCAGTCCACGGCCACGTCCTTGATGAACTGGAAGGCATTGAGGTGCTGCTCGTAAGCTTCGGGCAGGTCGGCGGCCATTTGCACGGGGCTGTAGAGCGTCACGTAGAGGGCCAGCTGTTTGGCTAGCGTGGTGTGTACCTGGCGACCTTTGTTCTGGGCGGGGTTCCAGCTTTCCAGTTTGATCTGGAAAATGCCGGGCGTGTAGTCCATGGGGCCGCCCATGAGGCGGGTGAAGGGCAGAATAGTTTCGTGCTCGGGCGGGTTGCCGGTGCTCCAGGCATTGAACTCGTTGCCCCGGGCCGCTTCCGAAGCCAGCCAGTTGGGGTAGGTGCGGTGCAAGCCCGTGGGCCGTACGGCTTCATGCATATCCACCATGAGCTGGTTCTGGCCGAGCAAGGCGGCCGTGTGGTTGTAGTGGTTCACCATCCACTGGCCGTCGTGGTGCTCCCCGCGCGGGATAATGCGGCCCACGTAGCCGGTTTTCACGGCCGCGTAGCCGTGCTCCTTCATGAAGCGGTAAGCTTCCTGCTGGCGCCGCTCGTAGTTGGTCACGGAGCCGGAGGTTTCGTGGTGCATCATCAATTGCACGCCCTTGGCGGCGGCGTACTGCTGCAGTTCCGTCACATTGAAATCGGGGTAGGGCGTCACGAAGTCGAATACTTCCTCTTTCCAGTTATTGGCCCAATCCTCCCAGCCCACATTCCAGCCTTCCACCAGCACACTTTGTAAGCCGTGTTGGGCCGCAAAATCGATGTAGCGCTTCACGTTGGCCGTGTTGGCGCCGTGGCGGCCGTTGGGCTTGAGGCGGTTCCAGTCGGTGCCGGCCAGCTTGATGTTGCTGGTGTCGGCGTAGTTCCAACTGGCCTTGTTCACGTGCATCTCCCACCACACGCCCACGAATTTCTGGGGCTTAATCCAGTCGGTGGTCGGGAACTTGGTGGGCTCGTTCAGGTTCAGAATCAGCTTGCTGGCTAGTACCTCGGGGGCTTTGTCCGACACCACGATGGTGCGCCAGGGCGTGTGTTCGGGGGCTTGCAGGTAGGCGGCCGCGCCGGTAGCGCCGGGCACCAGCTGACTGCGCAGGCCGTAAGTTTTGGTGTCCACGTTCAAGAACATAGCCGGGTAGTTCACCAGTGCCGCCTCGTGAATGTTCACGTACAGCCCATCGTCCGACTTCAGCATCAGCGGCGTCTGAATGCGGTAGGGCGCGGCTTTCTGCTGAATGGCCTCGATAGGCGTGGTATTCACCTCGCTCAGGCGGGAGGTGGTGTAGGTGTACTCGTTGGAGTCGTAGTCGCCGGGAATCCAGAAGGCCTTGTGGTTGGCGGGCAGGTTGAACTCAGTCAGCTCGTCCTGCACCGTGAAGTAGCTCAGGCCGGGCTGTTGGGGCACCTCGTAGCGGAAGCCCACGCCATCGGCAAACACCCGGAATACCACGTCGAGGCGTCGGCCGGGGGCTTGGGGCTGGCGCAGGTGCACCGTGAGCTGGCGGTAGTGGTTGCGGATGGTTTTTACCTCGCCCCACACCGGGTTCCAGCTTTCATCCACATCCTTGGTTTCGGAGCCGGTGATTTCCAGCGGCCCATCGAAGCCCTTGCCATCGGCTAGAGCCAAGCCCAGCCGGGAAGGGTTGATGACGGATTTCGGCCCGTACTGCACGGCGTAGGCGGGCTGCCCGCCGGCGTTCAGAGTCACCGTCAGGCTGACTTTATCGAGGCGGGCGGTAAGCGGGGCAGCTGTCTGGGCGGTGGCCGGTAAACCTACTGCAAGGAGTAGTACGACCAAAAAGGAGTTCTTCATTCGGGTAAGTATCAAGGTCCGAAGGTAAGGCCTGATACTTACTGTGCAGGGTAATGACTGTAGCTTTTTAGCCTGACACTCCCACACCCTGTGGGATGTGGGTTGCTGAGATGAAGTGATAGGCTAGGAGGCCGGAACAGGTTGCCGTGCCTCCCGCAGCCAAGCCTGCGCCGAGTTGATGTCGCCGAACATGCGCATTTGCAGGCGCCCACCCAGGCCCAAATGCATAGCATCCGCCGACTGGGCCGCCATAGATTCCGGGCTGACCACGTGAGCGAAATGGGTCAGGCCTTGTTGCGCGGCACGCGGTGCCCAGTCACTGACAATCCATTCCACGGCGTGGTCCCACGGCCCAATGACTAAGCGGTTATCATTGAGCAAGTAGGCGCAAGCGTGTTCCCGTAGTGGACCCAGGCAGGCATCGGCGCCAGCAAGTATGCCATTATGAGTCTGATACCCAATCCAGTTGTTATACAGCCAGTGGTTCACAGCATCGTAGGCAATAGTCAGGTATACATTGCCGAACCCATTGGTTAGTTCCAGGGCCATAAGAGAAAGAAAAAGATTCGGCTACTATAAAAGGTGTGGTTCCGGGCGTTACCTAAGCTGCGCTGCCAACAGGCAGCACGGCTTTAAGCAGCATGAAGAACACGATGCTGACAAAGTAGTACTTATTACTGGGAAAATAGGACCAGTATAAGAGATTGACGACAATATTGTGCAAGTCCCTCCCACTGATCCTGAATCACAGGATCAGTGAGAGGGACTTGCAGGCGCTCTACCGGGAGTAGTTGTCCTCCCATTCCGAGTAAGGCGTGTTCGGCACCCGGTCAACATCTTGGAAGCGCAGACTGAGCGTATGCTCGCTTAGCTTCGTGATGGTGCATTTGGCGCGACTGTATTGCAAGGTATTGCCCTGCCGGGAGTACTTGTGGCGGCCCCAGGAATTGCCATTCATGATGTCGTAGTAGTTCAGCGAATCTGGCGTAATGACCATGTAAAAGGATACATCGGCTATACTATCCTGACTGAGCAACTGGCCAGCCGCGTTGTAGTTGTACCCGGTAGTGCTACGGGAGTTCCAGCGGCCTTCCAGGCTCGGATCAGGCTTGGATGGGTCCTTCTTGCAGGCAGTGGCAAGCAGTGATAAACTCAATAACAGAAGTGAAAAACGTTTCATAACGTGTATTGACAAAGCTCCGCATACAGTCCACGGAGCTTCAGCAAAAATAAAAGAACGAACAGGAGTTTACAGTTGAGCAGGTAAGCTAATTATCGGCCCAGCTTGTAGAGCATGCGGTAGTGCGAATGCAACGCGCCTGTGAAAGTTGGATTTTCCAGATAGGGCAGCCCAAACTCGTGAGCAGTCTGCCGAACGATTGTCGAAAGAGCCGGATAATGGACGTGGCAGACCCGAGGGAAAAGGTGATGCTCGATCTGGCGGTTCAGGCCGCCGCACAAAAAGGCCGCCACAGCGCTCTGCGGCGAAAAGTTGGCCGTTGTGCGCAGTTGGTGCACGGCCCAGGCTTCCTGCAGGTCGCCTGTTTCATCGGGCGAAGGAAAAGCCGTGCCCTCCACAACGTGGGCCAGCTGGAACACCAGCCCCAGCACCAGTCCCTCCACGAAGTGCATGCCCAGAAAGCCCAGCACAAACTGCCACCAGGTGATGTCCAACACCACCAACGGTACCACAATAAAGAGCAGGTAATAAAGTGCCTTGTAAGCAAACAGATTGATGACTTCCCGGCGTGGATGCGCGGGCGTGGGGTGCTGGCCAATCTTATCCTTAAAGAATTTGAGGTAGTCTTTGCGCAGCACCCACGACAGCGAGGCCAGCCCGTAGAGCGGAAATGCGTACAGGTGTTGGTAGCGTTGCCACGGCCGTAGTGGCTCCTCCTCCGAAAGCCGAACCAAGCCCGGCGCCACCTCAATGTCTTCGTCGTGGCCCGGAATGTTAGTGTAGGTGTGGTGCACAATGTTGTGCGTGATGGTCCACACGTAGGGGCTGGCTCCAATTAGATTGAAGACCAAGCTGAATATCTTGTTGACACGCTTGCTGGACGAGAAAGCCCCATGCATGGCGTCATGGCAAACGTTGAAGCCGATAAAAGCACAGCAGGCCCCCAATAGCCCCGCCAATCCCAACAAAGCCCACGGACCAAACGAGCCGAAAAGAATCAGGCAATACAGGCCCACAAAGCTGGTCAGGAAGAAAATCGTTTTGGCCCACATGGCCCCGTTGGCGTGGCGCGAGAGTTGCTGACTCTGAAAGTAGATATCAACTCGCTGGCGAACAGTGGCGAAAAAGGTTGAGCGGGAAACGTTGGTAAACTTCAGGGAGGCGCTCATAAGAAGAAGGGTAGAACTGGGCAAGAGCAGTACATACCGCTTCAGCTGGGATACAAGTAGGGATAAACCTACAACCTGATAACCGGAAGTGCCTGGGAAAGGCTCCAAAACCGGGTGGGTTCATGGCAAAGTCATGCCGCAGTAGCCGGTTATCCTACTGCCGGAGTAGTAGTCACCCTGAACCGCCAGATGCCCAAAGCAGGGGTAAAGCACGGGCCATAAACCTCCGATGAGTCAAATTATGCAAGTGTTTCTCAGGATTTCATACCAACCTTGCGCAGGGGCGAATGTTCCTTTGTACTGGATTCCTGGTATTCGCCGCCAGGCGGAACGCGTGGGAATCCGTTCGTAGTATTCTGTTTTTATGGAACCCGTCACTAAAACCGAAACCCTCGACATTGAGGGCATGACCTGTGCTTCCTGCGCTTCTTTCGTGGAGAAGGCGCTGAGCCGTACGCCGGGCGTACAGCGGGCCATGGTCAACTTCGCCACCGAAAAGGCCACTATTGACTACCTGCCCACTCAGGCCACACCAGCTACGCTCCGGGAGGCGGTTGTCAGCTCGGGCTACGGGGTGGTTGAGCGCGCGCCCGACACCAGTGCTGCTGAGCGCAGCGCCGAACTAGACCGGCAAAAAGCGGCGGCGTATCAGAAGCTTAAGCGCCGATTTTGGGTAGCGGCAGGCTTGGCCGTCATCATTATGCCCCTGAGTATGCTTATGCTCTGGCCGGCGCTGCTGGCGCACGTGAACATGCAGTGGCTGAACTACGGGCTACTGTTGCTTACGCTGCCAGTGCTGCTCTATAGCGGCCGCGAGTTCTATACCTCCGCCTGGAATGGCTTCCGACATCGGGCAGCCAACATGGATACCCTGATTGCCGTGGGAACTGGCGCAGCCTTCCTCTACAGCCTAG
This genomic window contains:
- a CDS encoding glycoside hydrolase family 2 protein; protein product: MRILFLFPRLAFRSLAILCALLPFCSYAQPAPQTQVQYLSGRDNHPTVQWDFFCTVGRQSGFWTKIAVPSCWEQMGFGSYNYGRDYKTYGKNFRFADEQGRYRHSFQVPAAWQDKQVFIVFEGSMTDTEVKINGQAAGPVHQGAFYEFRHDITDKLRPSQSNLLEVTVSKMSADKSVNNAERLADYWVFGGIFRPVYLAAYPRQFIARTAINAQASGAFSMNVFVRNAPAGAQVQAEILDAAGKVVGTAQAAANPSDTVVTVRTQVRQPRRWTAETPHLYRVRTSLRAGGTTLHETTSRFGFRTIEVRRGQGIFVNGTQVKMKGINRHSWWPETGRTLNDSIQLLDVKLLKEMNLNAVRMAHYPPDAKFLDLCDSLGLYVLDELAGWQKAYSTAAGAKLVREMVQRDANHPSIIFWSNGNEGGTNKELDDDFGRYDLSNRPVIHAHHRPGNAHSGIDGNHYENYYSTRQLLADSLIYMPTEFLHCQDDGGGGTGLADFWELHWNAKRSGGGFLWALLDEGVVRTDQRNIIDVNGVNAPDGVVGPHREKEGSFYAIREIFSPIRIALPELPTKFNGTLPVENRYHFTNLSQCFFQWELVNFRSPTDAFPGSITQQKSRLKSPDVKPLGTGRLQLGLPKNWQQYDALVVSAFDTQKNLVYKWTWKTGGNAKVLAGLVDLAAPGAVAVTDTDSLLTLKAGNISVGFSKTTGHLTGIRGNNGDKLSFGNGPVLASGASTFLSLQHHSEPDGEVVEARYAGDLKTMRWKMYASGWLQLTYEYALPPTDYTFAGLSFTYPENYVIGAKWLGKGPYRVWKNRLQGVADNVWENAYNNTQTGAAPWIYPEFKGYFADIAWLEMNTVEGKFLVASPEPGLYVRLFDFYGLSGVQPSPALPVGNLSFLDAIPPLGTKLALNIDANTANLGPASELNHQRGARQRTLFFYFGLPKTDRQPQPYTAPAKDDLF
- a CDS encoding aldose epimerase family protein — its product is MTDSTQTSTTATLPTITAFGKTTDGAAVQIYTLTNAHGMKVSITNYGGIITSLVVPDKDGKLGDVVLGFDEISGYQSPAYRKAGPYFGALIGRYANRIAQGKFTLDGREYTLAQNNDGNTLHGGNKGFDKVIWQAVPGASAVGQTLTLTYLSKDGEEGYPGNLTVKVVYTLTVDNALQIDYSASTDKATPVNLTNHTYFNLNAGPDVLAHEITIDADRYNVVDAGMIPTGELRPVKGTPFDFTAPHTIGERIGQVPNGYDHNWLLRKSIGQPAATVYEPTTGRTMQVATTEPGVQFYTGNFLDGTLRGKNGQVYGKHAGFCLETQHFPDSPNQPNFPTTILKPGQTLHSTTTYTFGVRK
- a CDS encoding glycoside hydrolase family 97 protein, yielding MKNSFLVVLLLAVGLPATAQTAAPLTARLDKVSLTVTLNAGGQPAYAVQYGPKSVINPSRLGLALADGKGFDGPLEITGSETKDVDESWNPVWGEVKTIRNHYRQLTVHLRQPQAPGRRLDVVFRVFADGVGFRYEVPQQPGLSYFTVQDELTEFNLPANHKAFWIPGDYDSNEYTYTTSRLSEVNTTPIEAIQQKAAPYRIQTPLMLKSDDGLYVNIHEAALVNYPAMFLNVDTKTYGLRSQLVPGATGAAAYLQAPEHTPWRTIVVSDKAPEVLASKLILNLNEPTKFPTTDWIKPQKFVGVWWEMHVNKASWNYADTSNIKLAGTDWNRLKPNGRHGANTANVKRYIDFAAQHGLQSVLVEGWNVGWEDWANNWKEEVFDFVTPYPDFNVTELQQYAAAKGVQLMMHHETSGSVTNYERRQQEAYRFMKEHGYAAVKTGYVGRIIPRGEHHDGQWMVNHYNHTAALLGQNQLMVDMHEAVRPTGLHRTYPNWLASEAARGNEFNAWSTGNPPEHETILPFTRLMGGPMDYTPGIFQIKLESWNPAQNKGRQVHTTLAKQLALYVTLYSPVQMAADLPEAYEQHLNAFQFIKDVAVDWDDTRVLLAEPGEYITTARKAKGREEWYVGSITDENPRHQTVKLDFLTPGQQYEATIYADGKGASWDKNPMAYQIRKQKVNSKSIIKLQLAAGGGAAISIKPVGR
- a CDS encoding STAS/SEC14 domain-containing protein codes for the protein MALELTNGFGNVYLTIAYDAVNHWLYNNWIGYQTHNGILAGADACLGPLREHACAYLLNDNRLVIGPWDHAVEWIVSDWAPRAAQQGLTHFAHVVSPESMAAQSADAMHLGLGGRLQMRMFGDINSAQAWLREARQPVPAS
- a CDS encoding fatty acid desaturase family protein, translated to MSASLKFTNVSRSTFFATVRQRVDIYFQSQQLSRHANGAMWAKTIFFLTSFVGLYCLILFGSFGPWALLGLAGLLGACCAFIGFNVCHDAMHGAFSSSKRVNKIFSLVFNLIGASPYVWTITHNIVHHTYTNIPGHDEDIEVAPGLVRLSEEEPLRPWQRYQHLYAFPLYGLASLSWVLRKDYLKFFKDKIGQHPTPAHPRREVINLFAYKALYYLLFIVVPLVVLDITWWQFVLGFLGMHFVEGLVLGLVFQLAHVVEGTAFPSPDETGDLQEAWAVHQLRTTANFSPQSAVAAFLCGGLNRQIEHHLFPRVCHVHYPALSTIVRQTAHEFGLPYLENPTFTGALHSHYRMLYKLGR